Sequence from the Dehalococcoidia bacterium genome:
TCTATTACGTGCTCGATAGCCCCCAGATCAGCGACGCCGAGTACGACCAGTTGCTGCGGGAGCTCGAAACCCTGGAAGGGGAGCACCCGGAACTGGTCACGCCGGATTCGCCCACCCAGCGGGTGGGCGCCGAACCCGTGGCAGCGTTCGGTGTGGTGGAACATCCCGTCCCGCTGCTGAGTCTGGCCAAGGCTTTTGAAGCCGATGAGATGAAAGCCTGGCACACTCGCATCTCGCGTCTGCTGGAAGGCGAGCCGATGGACTTCGTCTGCGAGCTGAAAATGGACGGCCTGGCGGTATCTTTGACCTATATCGATGGTCTTCTGGTTACCGGAGCCACCCGGGGCGATGGCTACCGCGGCGAGAATATCACTCAGAATCTGAAAACCGTCCGCAGCATCCCAATTCGCCTCCCGGCCGATGCGCCGCGCCAGCTGGAAGTCCGGGGAGAGGTGTTCCTCTCCAAACCAGCGTTCGCTAAAATCAACAAAGAAAGGGCCGAGGCCGATCAGCCGCTCTTTGCCAACCCTCGAAATGCCGCCGCCGGTTCGGTACGGCAGCTCGATCCCCGGATCACTGCCCGGCGTCCTCTGGATATCTTCATCTACGGCCTGGGCTATGCCGAGGGGCAACCGATCCCCAAAACCCACTGGGAGACCATGCAATACCTGAAGTCACTGGGATTCAAGATCAATCCTCTCAATGCCCTCTTCCACGACATTCCCAGCGTGGAAGCCTTTTGCCAGCGATGGGTGGAAAAGCGGGAGAAGCTGCCCTACGATGCCGATGGCGTGGTGGTGAAGGTCAACTCCTTGGATCAGCAGAATCGGCTGGGCATTGTGGGGCGCGACCCGCGCTGGGCTATCGCCTTCAAGTTTCCGGCCACTCAGGCCACCACCAGACTTCTGGATATCGGCATCAACGTGGGGCGCACCGGAAGCATCAATCCTTATGCCATCCTGGAGCCGGTGTCCGTCGGAGGGGCGGTGGTGAGACGGTCCACACTCCACAATGAGGAGGATATCCACCGCAAGGATATTCGGATCGGGGATACGGTGATTGTGCAGCGCGCGGGAGAGGTGGTCCCGGAAGTGGTTGCGCCGGTGGTCGGCAAACGAACCGGTGAGGAGAAGGTGTTTGAAATGCCTTCCCACTGCCCCACCTGTGGCTCCGGTCTGGTAAAAACAGAGGGAGAGGTGATGGCCCGCTGCCCCAATGCGGCTTGTCCGGCGCAGGTTCTCGAACTGCTGAAGCACTTTGTATCTCGCGGGGCAATGGATATCGACGGTATGGGCGAAAAGCTGGCCACCGCTCTCTTCAATGCCGGATTAGTCAAAGATATGGCCGATATCTATTATCTCGACATGGAGAAGCTTCTTGGCCTGGATCGAATGGGGGAAAAGGTCACCTCCCACGTGCTCGACTCCATCGAGAAGAGCAAGAGCAGACCGTTCACACGTATCATCTTTGCGCTGGGCATCCGGTACATCGGATCAGAGACGGCCGATCTTCTGGCTAGGGCATTCCAAAATATCGAAAAGCTGGCTGAAGCCTCGCTGGACGACTTGCTGGCCGTGCCGGGAATCGGCCCCAAGGCAGCCGAGAGCGTCACCACTTTCTTTGCCCAGGAAACCAACCGCCGGATCATCGAAAAACTCCAAACGGCTGGAGTGAAGCTGGAAGCCGAGGCCAAAGAGATTCGGGAGATGCCGCTTTCCGGTCAGGAATTCGTGGTCACCGGCAAGCTGGAAGCGATGTCCAGAACCGAAGCGGAGGCGAAGGTTCGGGAGATGGGCGGCGGAGTGGGAAGCTCAGTGACCAAAAAGACCACTTATCTGGTGGTGGGCGCCGACCCCGGCTCCAAGCTGGATAAGGCTAAGGCGCTGGGGACAAATATTCTGAGCGAGGAAGAGTTCCTCCGGTTGATCAGCACTTAATCGGAGCATCATTTGAATATTGGCATTGTCATTCCCGCGAAAGCGGGAATCCATATAACGAAGCATGGATTCCGGATCAAGTCCGGAATGACCGGCCTTGTATTACATGAGGTGTTTGCAAGTTTTGATCAGAGCTTCTTTACAAAAATATGGATAACATCGCACTGATTGCCACCTCAACCTTCGGGCTGGAGAGAGTGGTCAGAAATGAAGTGGAAGCCCTGGGATTTGGAAAGGTGAAGGTCTCGGATGGAAGGATCGAGTTCGAAGCAACGCCTAACGATATCCCAAAAGCCAACTTGTGGCTCAGATGCGCCGATAGAGTGCTCCTTAAAATGGGCGAATTCGAAGCCCTTACCTTTGAGGAACTTTTTGAAGGAACCAAGGCGCTGCCGTGGGAGAGATGGATCACTGAAGACGGCGAATTCACCGTCAACGGCAAGGCGGTAAACTCCACCCTGGGCAGCATCCGGGCATGCCAGGCAATCGTCAAAAAAGCCGTGGTCGAAAGGCTGAAGGAAAAGTACCACACGGAATGGTTCAAGGAAACAGGGCCGAAATTCACCATACAGATATCGATGCTGAAGGATATCGCCCTTCTGACCATCGATACTTCCGGGGCAGGGCTCCACAAAAGGGGCTACAGGGACGAAGCCGTGGAGGCTCCGCTGAAAGAGACGCTGGCGGCTGGGCTGGTCCTGCTCAGTTTCTGGGATAAGGATAGAATCCTGATCGATCCGATGTGCGGTTCCGGGACGATCCCGATCGAAGCAGCCATGATCGCCCGGAATATAGCGCCGGGACTAAGGCGAGAATTTGCTTCCGAGCGCTGGCCGGAAATCGATGCCAGCGCCTGGACCGAAGCAAGACGCTCCGCACACGATGCCATTAACTCCAATCGCAAACTCCAGATATTCGGTTATGATATCGACGGGAAGAGTATCGAATCCTGTAAAATCAATGCCCTGAATGCCGGTGTCAAGGAGAACATTGTTTTTGAACAGAGGGCCGTAAAAGACCTAATGATCGATAAACAGTATGGAATCGTTATCTCGAACCCTCCTTATGGAATCCGAATGGCGGATTTCCGGGAAATTAATGAAGTCTATATCTCCCTTAACAAGATATTCAGAAAGAAACGCGGGTGGTCGGTATATATATTGACCGCCGACGAGATGTTCCCCAATTACTTCAAACGCTCGCCGCCCGATAGGGTCAGGAAGCTCTATAACGGCAGAATAAAGGTGGACTATTATCAGTATTATGGGGAAAGACCCCGTCAGCACCAGGCCCCCCTGAAAACCGAGCCAGTTCCGGAGGAAGGCTCGCTTCCGGCAGATTAGTGATCTCGATCCGACTGGCTTTTGGGCTCCCATATTTCAACGGGCCCATCAGAGCGTCCCCAATAAATCCCCAGATTTGACTGGTACCAATTTCTCATTGCGATGAAGGGAACTTGGGGCTAAAGTATATCTACTACCTGCGGTTGGAGCGAACATGGCTACTGAATCTGTGGGAAAGGGCTCTGAAATGGATAAGAAAAAAACAAGAACCTATACCATCACGACCAAAGACGGGGCCAGAATGACTGTGCCGAAAGACGTATTTCTGGAAGAGCTGGGCATGGCATGGCAGGCTGGCGCTACGATCAGAACAGGCGACCAATCCGTTCCTGAGAGTCCGGCCGCCAGTTAACCCCCGGAGGCGTGATTCCCGAGAGGAATCTGGCCATTGACGTTCCACATCATCCACCTCTGTCTCTAAAGACCTGTTCAGCGAGCCAAGCTGCGTCGGTCCGCCATTGCCCGTTTCAGATTCAAAACTCTCCTGTTTAGCACCACCCACAACCGCCGAAAACCGCCCCAAAACGCGGGCGATATTTGCAAACCGTCAGACTCCCATTAGCTTCACTTCCGGCAACACAAGTTCAGCATGAGCTATCGAAGGGGATAATAACACACAGCCACCTTCCTATGACCGCTAGGACCGCGCGAATACCAAAGGAGTAAATTGGGCCAGCCAGAGAGACGGGGATTTGAATCCATAATCTGGGACATGGGGTTTTGCGCAAGCTGGTACTCGTTAACTATGTGTGCAGCTTCACCTGCATTATCATAACTTGGCAAATCATACGTACTAACATGGAGTTTCAGAAGACTCGCAGGCTGCATAGTACCCCTCGAAACGGGTATAATATCCTCATGAATCACAAACGATATTATGAAGATATCAAGCTTGGCGAGATGTACCGATCCGGAACGTATCACCTCAGCGAGCAAGCGATCATTGATTTTGCCCGGCAATGGGACCCGCAGCAGGTCCATATCGATCCGGAGTTCGCAGCGCAAACCAAATTCGGCAACGTATTTGCCAGTGCAACTCATCTTGTGAGCATCACGACCAAGCTCTCTAACAGCGCTTGGGGAAGCATCGCCCTGAGTGCTGGCCTGGGATGGGATAAGGTCCGATTTATATCTCCCGGATTGCCGGGTGCCAATCTCTACTCGGAAGCCGAAGTAATCTCAAAACGAGAGTCCGGATCTAATCCAGATGCCGGTATCGTCACATGGGCAATGAGGTTGTTCAACCAACACGATGAACCTGTGATTGCTTATGAGGCCATTGGACTGATCGAAAAATATCACAAACAATAGTTCAAGGAAGCTGCACGGATGAAAATAGAACTGAACTTTCAAGTTACCAAGGAAGATTACCTGAGATTTCTCATGTATTCATCCGGAGAGTCTTCACTGCAAAGAGGACGCCGGAAGAGAAACAGGATAATTGTCACCATTCTTCTCGGCGCCATCTCTGCAATCGGCTTTTCTTCAGGGATCATAGCACTCGGCGGGACTTTTTCTGCCTTGACCGTCCTTGCGTATATCCTCCACCCACGATTCACAAAGTGGTGGTATGAAAAACGGTATAGCAAGTTCATAAACAAAACTTATAGAGAGAAGATCGGGAAGGAAGCGATATTCAGACTTGAGGAAGATGGTATCTATGAGAGCGGTGCAGGCACCGAGGGGAAAATCGAATTCTCTGCCGTGCGTTCGATAGTCGAACTGGAAAACCATTTCTTAATTCGCTTGAAACAGTCAGCATCCATCATTTTGCCAAAAGAAAGACTGAATAAGAAGATACTGCGACGTTTTATTCAAGAGGTATCGAGACGAACAGGTCTTCCGATAACAGATCACACAGCAAGACGATGGAGTTGAACCAAGGCAACTCATCTTTCGCCCTACAAAACAAAAATGGCCCCCGTCGGAAAAAATCCTAGAGGGCCGTTTTAGCTTCGGTTTTTGGGGTGGGTAGAGGGGATCGAACCCTCGATCTCCAGGGCCACAATCTGGGGACTGCCCTCCCACGGCATGTTTTTCTGTATCATAGCATGACATTTCACATTCAACAAGATGCCCCATGGTGATATGTCATACCACCAACGGTCGGTCAATAACGCCGACTCCGTGATCGAAATGTGATCGAACTGTCAGATTCGCTCCAGGCTCACTCTGCGGGGGGGGGGGGGCAGAGGGTTACCCCCATCAATAACTCCTTGCCGGTAACAGACTATCGCCAGTTCCTCCATCAGCGTCAAGGTATCCTTGGCATAATAACCCTTTGAGGGTTTCTCAGCTTCCAAATGTATTGCAGACAGAATCTCATCGATAGTCATGCTTTTCCCTTCCCTTTTGGTGGTTATCACTGTTTCCAGGTAACCAGTGCTGGCCCTAAAATAAGATTGTGCCGAGTGTTGCTACGGTCCAAAAGGACACCGCCCTGCTCCTCACGAAGCGGGGACACTCGGCACAATCTTGCGAACGCTTCTAACCATCCTTGACCTTACATCAAGAATGGGATGTTGGGCCCTTTCGGTTTTAGCAAAACATTTATACCATATTCGGTGGGATTTGTCACGTCACTTCGCTACATGGAGAGGCCCAGATTAATGGGGCTTAATTCTTAGCTTCGTGGGACCTTGCTCTTACCCTATTGGAATGACGGACCTAGCCTGCCTGAGGCCATCATCAGCCTTCTTCCTGTGGTGTGTACTTGACCGATAGCGTTAGCATCCCTGTGGCGAGCCCTATTGCAACGGCCTGAGTGCGGTCCCCGGCTCCCAATCGCTCCAGTATGGCCCCCACATGGTTTTTGACCGTCTGTTCGCTGATTCCTAAATGAGCTGCAATCTGCTTATTGCTCATTGCTGGTAGCAACGCAAATATCTTCCCCTCTGCCGGGGTTAGCCGGGGTCTTCCCCTCGGAACATACACGCTGTCTCGGACTATGACGTGGATTTCTGTCTCTCTGGATAGAAGATTCTCGCTGTTCATCGCTTTTTCATCCTTTCTTATTTGAGCAAGTCTTCCACTGTTTCCCATCCCGCACCTGGTACCGATGCCGATCGCACCTGCATAGCTGATCCCGCCAATCGAGTGTCGCTGTCCGGGAAGTGGTCGCTATGGTTCTCCAGCGATGGCGACATGGCTTGGTGGGGAAACTCCGTCATTTGCTGGCCACCTGCTTGAAGAAATATCCCACAATCGCCCCGACAAGCGCAGCGTAAAGCTCAACTGGGATCGTCACATCGCTGGTTACGAATTTGTATACCAGCCCAAGGGTGAACGCAAGGGCTATCACCCCCTGGACAAAGGCCCATCCGATCTGCGCCAGTAACACCCGGATGAAGGACTGCTCGACTGTCTCGGCAGCGGGGGCTACATTAGCTGTAACCGCAATCACTGGCGCACCTGAAGCGTTTGATCCTGGAGTCGTCTTTTCTTCTTCTGCCATTTCATACCTCCAGAGTTTTCACTTCAAGAGTCCGGCGTCTTTGAGCGCCAGGAGCTTGACTACCTCAAGCCATTTGACGGTCTCCAATTCATTGACAT
This genomic interval carries:
- a CDS encoding class I SAM-dependent RNA methyltransferase; translation: MDNIALIATSTFGLERVVRNEVEALGFGKVKVSDGRIEFEATPNDIPKANLWLRCADRVLLKMGEFEALTFEELFEGTKALPWERWITEDGEFTVNGKAVNSTLGSIRACQAIVKKAVVERLKEKYHTEWFKETGPKFTIQISMLKDIALLTIDTSGAGLHKRGYRDEAVEAPLKETLAAGLVLLSFWDKDRILIDPMCGSGTIPIEAAMIARNIAPGLRREFASERWPEIDASAWTEARRSAHDAINSNRKLQIFGYDIDGKSIESCKINALNAGVKENIVFEQRAVKDLMIDKQYGIVISNPPYGIRMADFREINEVYISLNKIFRKKRGWSVYILTADEMFPNYFKRSPPDRVRKLYNGRIKVDYYQYYGERPRQHQAPLKTEPVPEEGSLPAD
- a CDS encoding MaoC/PaaZ C-terminal domain-containing protein; translated protein: MNHKRYYEDIKLGEMYRSGTYHLSEQAIIDFARQWDPQQVHIDPEFAAQTKFGNVFASATHLVSITTKLSNSAWGSIALSAGLGWDKVRFISPGLPGANLYSEAEVISKRESGSNPDAGIVTWAMRLFNQHDEPVIAYEAIGLIEKYHKQ
- the ligA gene encoding NAD-dependent DNA ligase LigA, with protein sequence MHTTSQLQQRIHQLREQINHHNQLYYVLDSPQISDAEYDQLLRELETLEGEHPELVTPDSPTQRVGAEPVAAFGVVEHPVPLLSLAKAFEADEMKAWHTRISRLLEGEPMDFVCELKMDGLAVSLTYIDGLLVTGATRGDGYRGENITQNLKTVRSIPIRLPADAPRQLEVRGEVFLSKPAFAKINKERAEADQPLFANPRNAAAGSVRQLDPRITARRPLDIFIYGLGYAEGQPIPKTHWETMQYLKSLGFKINPLNALFHDIPSVEAFCQRWVEKREKLPYDADGVVVKVNSLDQQNRLGIVGRDPRWAIAFKFPATQATTRLLDIGINVGRTGSINPYAILEPVSVGGAVVRRSTLHNEEDIHRKDIRIGDTVIVQRAGEVVPEVVAPVVGKRTGEEKVFEMPSHCPTCGSGLVKTEGEVMARCPNAACPAQVLELLKHFVSRGAMDIDGMGEKLATALFNAGLVKDMADIYYLDMEKLLGLDRMGEKVTSHVLDSIEKSKSRPFTRIIFALGIRYIGSETADLLARAFQNIEKLAEASLDDLLAVPGIGPKAAESVTTFFAQETNRRIIEKLQTAGVKLEAEAKEIREMPLSGQEFVVTGKLEAMSRTEAEAKVREMGGGVGSSVTKKTTYLVVGADPGSKLDKAKALGTNILSEEEFLRLIST
- a CDS encoding helix-turn-helix transcriptional regulator codes for the protein MNSENLLSRETEIHVIVRDSVYVPRGRPRLTPAEGKIFALLPAMSNKQIAAHLGISEQTVKNHVGAILERLGAGDRTQAVAIGLATGMLTLSVKYTPQEEG
- a CDS encoding YcxB family protein, giving the protein MKIELNFQVTKEDYLRFLMYSSGESSLQRGRRKRNRIIVTILLGAISAIGFSSGIIALGGTFSALTVLAYILHPRFTKWWYEKRYSKFINKTYREKIGKEAIFRLEEDGIYESGAGTEGKIEFSAVRSIVELENHFLIRLKQSASIILPKERLNKKILRRFIQEVSRRTGLPITDHTARRWS